A DNA window from Mastomys coucha isolate ucsf_1 unplaced genomic scaffold, UCSF_Mcou_1 pScaffold21, whole genome shotgun sequence contains the following coding sequences:
- the Ms4a3 gene encoding membrane-spanning 4-domains subfamily A member 3: MEETGGGSVYQPLDESHHVQRGVLQALGAIQILNGILILALGIFLACLQHVSHHFRHFFFFTFYTGYPLWGPVFFISSGSLTVTAGRNPTRMRMQNSFGMNIASTTIAFVGTAFLSVHLAFNTQAFKNCQSSQSPDVCMFLGSSSDGLVSLMLMLTLLELTMTIFLSAMWCLGNVCGSREAIILPPNSVESGIPPEGSDSENLNAQAQATEE, from the exons ATGGAGGAGACCGGTGGTGGTTCCGTTTATCAGCCCTTGGATGAGTCACACCATGTTCAAAGAGGAGTACTGCAAGCCCTCGGG GCCATCCAGATCCTGAATGGAATACTGATTCTAGCTCTGGGTATTTTTCTGGCTTGTTTACAACATGTGTCCCACCACTTCAggcatttcttcttcttcacctTCTACACAGGCTACCCACTCTGGGGTCCTGTGTTT TTTATCAGCTCAGGATCCTTGACTGTTACAGCAGGAAGAAACCCCACAAGAATGCGG atgcAAAACAGTTTTGGGATGAATATTGCCAGTACGACAATTGCATTTGTTGGGACTGCTTTCCTTTCTGTACATTTGGCATTCAATACTCAGGCTTTCAAGAATTGCCAGTCTTCACAGTCACCTGATGTATGCATGTTCCTGGGTTCCTCATCAGAT GGCCTCGTGTCTTTAATGCTGATGCTCACCCTGCTGGAGCTGACTATGACCATTTTTCTCTCAGCCATGTGGTGCCTAGGCAATGTCTGTGGTTCAAGAGAG GCAATTATTTTACCTCCTAATTCTGTGGAATCAGGAATACCTCCTGAAGGAAGTGATTCTGAGAACCTGAACGCTCAGGCTCAAGCCACCGAAGAGTGA
- the Oosp2 gene encoding oocyte-secreted protein 2, translated as MRVSMALEVLVYLAVLVWTCAWDIDLNVSCTQDWMMIIVSVASQNKRNPYVFADELVLGQGCPATRIHTYQYDFIYPVFQCGIRTKVISQEIVCFETEMYFHPRNHCLESEMIPLRCSASRNSVRLMPAPTEEDPKPVESPFMTDFEATPEQLGLLNVHQAASSPE; from the exons ATGCGGGTCTCTATGGCTTTAGAGGTCCTGGTTTACCTTGCTGTCTTGGTTTGGACTTGTGCTTGGGACATTGATC TGAATGTAAGTTGTACTCAGGACTGGATGATGATCATTGTTAGCGTGGCTTCCCAGAACAAAAGAAATCCATATGTTTTTGCTGATGAATTAGTTCTGGGACAGGGCTGCCCTGCAACTCGAATACACACATatcaatatgattttatatatccTGTTTTTCAGTGTGGCATCAGGACAAAG GTTATCTCACAGGAAATCGTCTGTTTTGAAACTGAGATGTACTTTCATCCAAGGAATCATTGTTTAGAATCTGAGATGATCCCTTTGCGGTGTTCTGCATCTCG GAACTCAGTGAGGCTTATGCCAGCGCCTACTGAAGAGGACCCAAAACCAGTTGAGAGTCCCTTTATGACTGACTTTGAAGCTACACCAGAACAATTGGGATTATTGAATGTTCACCAAGCTGCTTCCTCCCCTGAATAG